In Cottoperca gobio chromosome 1, fCotGob3.1, whole genome shotgun sequence, a genomic segment contains:
- the LOC115027989 gene encoding E3 ubiquitin-protein ligase TRIM21-like isoform X3, which yields MAAANYLQSEDQFLCSICLDVFTDPVTTSCGHNFCKNCINAHWNTNDQYLCPMCKKVFSTRPELHVNTFISEMVVQFRESEQQKTSSSSRSEKQVAKPGEVPCDVCTGTKLKALKSCLVCLTSYCETHLEPHLTASRLKRHQLIDPVENLEDRMCTKHDKPLELFCKTDQTCVCMLCTVLDHKMHDVVSLKEGYEGKKAELQAEIQQMIQKRQLKIQEIKQSVDLSEKDADREVAEGVQVFTSLMESVERGLDELIDTIKEKQKATEKRAEAFIKELEHDISGLKKIGTEVEQLSCSEDQLHLLQNFPSLKVAPPTKNWTKVRVPPSYEGTVLRAVAQLEETLSKKMRKLLEAELKRVQKYAVDVTLDPDTANPELILSDDGKQSFSSGRFYFEVQVKGKTGWDLGVARESINRKGDIRLSPEFGYWTIWMTNEKEYEALDAPSVLLSLKSQPQKVGVFVDYQEGLVSFYDVDAAALIYSFTGCSFTEKLFPYFSPDCNDGGENSAPLIISPVIGLRGPELIPGPRNIWDRLTTYNKR from the exons ATGGCTGCTGCAAACTATCTGCAATCTGAAGACCAGTTCCTgtgctccatctgtctggatgtgtTCACTGATCCTGTCACCACATCATGTGGACACAACTTCTGCAAAAACTGTATCAATGCACACTGGAATACTAATGACCAGTACCTGTGTCCGATGTGTAAAAAGGTTTTCAGCACAAGACCTGAGCTCCATGTCAACACTTTCATCTCTGAGATGGTTGTTCAGTTCAGAGAGTCAGAGCAACagaaaaccagcagcagcagcaggtcagagaaaCAAGTTGCCAAACCAGGAGAAGTTCCCTGTGACGTCTGCACTGGAACCAAACTGAAGGCTCTGAAGTCCTGTCTGGTGTGTCTGACCTCCTACTGTGAGACTCACCTGGAGCCTCATCTCACAGCGTCAAGGCTGAAAAGACATCAGCTGATCGACCCTGTGGAGAATCTGGAAGACAGGATGTGTACGAAGCACGATAAACCTCTGGAGTTGTTCTGTAAGACCGACCAgacatgtgtctgcatgctctgCACTGTGTTAGACCACAAGATGCATGATGTTGTTTCTCTGAAAGAAGGATATGAAGGAAAGAAGGCCGAGCTACAGGCTGAAATTCAGCAGATGATTCAGAAGAGACAACTGAAGATCCAGGAGATCAAACAGTCAGTCGACCTCAGTGAAaaagatgcagacagagaggtggcAGAAGGTGTTCAGGTCTTCACTTCTCTTATGGAGTCTGTTGAGAGAGGACTGGATGAGCTCATCGACACGATCAAGGAGAAGCAGAAAGCAACAGAAAAACGGGCCGAAGCTTTCATCAAAGAGCTGGAACATGACATTTCTGGGCTGAAGAAAATAGGTACTGAGGTTGAGCAGCTCTCATGTTCCGAAGACCAACTCCACCTTCTCCAAAACTTTCCGTCGCTGAAAGTAGCTCCACCCACCAAGAACTGGACAAAGGTCAGAGTCCCGCCATCATATGAGGGAACTGTGCTGAGAGCTGTggctcagctggaggagacacTCAGTAAGAAAATGAGGAAGCTGCTTGAAGCTGAGCTGAAGAGGGTCCAGAAGTATGCAGTGGATGTGACGCTTGATCCTGATACAGCAAATCCTGAACTCATCCTGTCTGATGATGGGAAACAA AGTTTCTCATCAGGCAGATTTTACTTTGAAGTTCAAGTAAAAGGAAAGACTGGATGGGATTTAGGAGTGGCCAGAGAATCGATCAACAGGAAGGGAGACATCAGACTTTCACCTGAGTTTGGTTACTGGACTATATGGATGACAAATGAAAAGGAGTATGAAGCTCTTGATGCCCCTtcagtccttctctctctgaagtctcaGCCTCAGAAGGTGGGGGTGTTTGTGGATTATCAGGAGGGTCTGGTCTCCTTTTATGACGTAGATGCTGCAGCTCTCATCTACTCCTTTACTGGCTGCTCCTTCACTGAGAAACTCTTCCCGTACTTCAGTCCTGATTGTAATGATGGCGGTGAAAACTCCGCCCCTCTGATCATCTCTCCTGTCATT GGTCTCAGGGGGCCTGAGCTGATCCCGGGGCCGAGGAACATCTGGGACCGGTTAACAACTTATAACAAAAGGTGA
- the LOC115028695 gene encoding LOW QUALITY PROTEIN: E3 ubiquitin-protein ligase TRIM21-like (The sequence of the model RefSeq protein was modified relative to this genomic sequence to represent the inferred CDS: deleted 1 base in 1 codon), which produces MAAANYLQSEDQFLCSICLDVFTDPVSTPCGHNFCKNCINAHWNTNDQYLCPMCKKVFNTRPELHVNTFISEMVVQFRESEQQKTSSSRSEKQVDKPGEVPCDVCTGTKLKALKSCLVCLTSYCETHLEPHLTASRLKRHQLIDPVENLEDRMCTKHDKPLELFCKTDQTCVCMLCSALDHKMHDVVPLKEEYEGKKAELGKTEVKVQQMIQKRRLKIQEIKQSVDLSNKDADREVAEGVQVFTSLMESVERGLDELIGTIKEKQKTTEKQAEAFIKELEQEIYELMKRRTEVEHLSQSEDQLHLLQSFQSLNIHHQPPTKDWTMVRVPPPSYEGTVVRAVAQLEETLSQEMKKLLEAELKRVQKYAVDVTLDADTAHPYLILSDDEKQVSRGDVKKNLPNYPKRFSKCPCVLGKQSFSSGRFYFEVQVKGKTEWDLGVTRESINRKGPVPLGSQFGNWTIRLRDINVYKALDDPRVFLSLKSQPQKVGVFVDYQEGLVCFYDVDTAALIYSFTGCSFNEKLFPFFYPGQNYDGTNSAPLIISSVRVD; this is translated from the exons ATGGCTGCTGCAAACTATCTGCAATCTGAAGACCAGTTCCTgtgctccatctgtctggatgtgtTCACTGATCCAGTCAGCACACCATGTGGACACAACTTCTGCAAAAACTGCATCAATGCACACTGGAATACTAATGACCAGTACCTGTGTCCGATGTGTAAAAAGGTTTTCAACACAAGACCTGAGCTCCATGTCAACACTTTCATCTCTGAGATGGTTGTTCAGTTCAGAGAGTCAGAGCAACagaaaaccagcagcagcaggtcagagaaaCAAGTTGATAAACCAGGAGAAGTTCCCTGTGATGTCTGCACTGGAACCAAACTGAAGGCTCTGAAGTCCTGTCTGGTGTGTCTGACCTCCTACTGCGAGACTCACCTGGAGCCTCATCTCACAGCGTCAAGGCTGAAAAGACATCAGCTGATCGACCCTGTGGAGAATCTGGAAGACAGGATGTGTACGAAGCACGATAAACCTCTGGAGCTGTTCTGTAAGACCGACCAgacatgtgtctgcatgctctgctctgctttagACCACAAGATGCATGATGTTGTTCCTCTGAAAGAAGAATATGAAGGAAAGAAGGCCGAGCTGGGGAAGACAGAGGTTAAAGTTCAGCAGATGATCCAGAAGAGACGACTGAAGATCCAGGAGATCAAACAGTCTGTCGATCTCAGTAACaaagatgcagacagagaggtggcAGAAGGTGTTCAGGTCTTCACTTCTCTTATGGAGTCTGTTGAGAGAGGACTGGACGAGCTCATCGGCACGATCAAGGAGAAGCAGAAAACT ACAGAAAAACAGGCCGAAGCTTTCATCAAAGAGCTGGAACAGGAAATCTATGAGCTGATGAAGAGAAGGACTGAGGTGGAGCACCTCTCACAGTCTGAAGACCAACTCCATCTTCTCCAGAGTTTCCAGTCCCTAAACATCCATCACCAACCACCCACCAAAGACTGGACAATGGTCAGGGTCCCTCCACCATCATATGAGGGGACTGTGGTGAGAGCTGTggctcagctggaggagacacTCAGTCAAGAGATGAAGAAGCTGCTTGAAGCTGAGCTGAAGAGGGTCCAGAAGTATGCAGTGGATGTGACTCTTGATGCTGATACAGCACATCCTTATTTAATTCTGTCTGATGATGAGAAACAAGTGAGTCGTGGTGATGTGAAGAAGAATCTCCCCAACTACCCAAAGAGATTTTCTAAATGTCCTTGTGTTTTAGGAAAGCAGAGTTTCTCTTCTGGTAGATTTTACTTTGAGGTTCAAGTTAAAGGAAAGACTGAATGGGATTTAGGAGTGACCAGAGAGTCGATCAACAGGAAGGGACCTGTCCCACTGGGCTCTCAGTTTGGTAACTGGACTATACGGTTGAGAGATATAAATGTGTACAAAGCTCTTGATGACCCTcgagtctttctctctctgaagtctcaGCCTCAGAAGGTGGGGGTGTTTGTGGATTATCAGGAGGGTCTGGTCTGCTTTTATGACGTAGATACTGCAGCTCTCATCTACTCCTTTACTGGCTGCTCCTTCAATGAGAAACTCTTCCCATTCTTCTACCCGGGTCAGAATTATGATGGTACAAACTCTGCACCTTTAATCATCTCTTCTGTCAGAGTCGACTAA
- the LOC115027989 gene encoding E3 ubiquitin-protein ligase TRIM21-like isoform X2 encodes MAAANYLQSEDQFLCSICLDVFTDPVTTSCGHNFCKNCINAHWNTNDQYLCPMCKKVFSTRPELHVNTFISEMVVQFRESEQQKTSSSSRSEKQVAKPGEVPCDVCTGTKLKALKSCLVCLTSYCETHLEPHLTASRLKRHQLIDPVENLEDRMCTKHDKPLELFCKTDQTCVCMLCTVLDHKMHDVVSLKEGYEGKKAELQAEIQQMIQKRQLKIQEIKQSVDLSEKDADREVAEGVQVFTSLMESVERGLDELIDTIKEKQKATEKRAEAFIKELEHDISGLKKIGTEVEQLSCSEDQLHLLQNFPSLKVAPPTKNWTKVRVPPSYEGTVLRAVAQLEETLSKKMRKLLEAELKRVQKYAVDVTLDPDTANPELILSDDGKQVSHGDVKKNLPNYPKRFSYCNCVLGKQSFSSGRFYFEVQVKGKTGWDLGVARESINRKGDIRLSPEFGYWTIWMTNEKEYEALDAPSVLLSLKSQPQKVGVFVDYQEGLVSFYDVDAAALIYSFTGCSFTEKLFPYFSPDCNDGGENSAPLIISPVIVRRFIICIP; translated from the coding sequence ATGGCTGCTGCAAACTATCTGCAATCTGAAGACCAGTTCCTgtgctccatctgtctggatgtgtTCACTGATCCTGTCACCACATCATGTGGACACAACTTCTGCAAAAACTGTATCAATGCACACTGGAATACTAATGACCAGTACCTGTGTCCGATGTGTAAAAAGGTTTTCAGCACAAGACCTGAGCTCCATGTCAACACTTTCATCTCTGAGATGGTTGTTCAGTTCAGAGAGTCAGAGCAACagaaaaccagcagcagcagcaggtcagagaaaCAAGTTGCCAAACCAGGAGAAGTTCCCTGTGACGTCTGCACTGGAACCAAACTGAAGGCTCTGAAGTCCTGTCTGGTGTGTCTGACCTCCTACTGTGAGACTCACCTGGAGCCTCATCTCACAGCGTCAAGGCTGAAAAGACATCAGCTGATCGACCCTGTGGAGAATCTGGAAGACAGGATGTGTACGAAGCACGATAAACCTCTGGAGTTGTTCTGTAAGACCGACCAgacatgtgtctgcatgctctgCACTGTGTTAGACCACAAGATGCATGATGTTGTTTCTCTGAAAGAAGGATATGAAGGAAAGAAGGCCGAGCTACAGGCTGAAATTCAGCAGATGATTCAGAAGAGACAACTGAAGATCCAGGAGATCAAACAGTCAGTCGACCTCAGTGAAaaagatgcagacagagaggtggcAGAAGGTGTTCAGGTCTTCACTTCTCTTATGGAGTCTGTTGAGAGAGGACTGGATGAGCTCATCGACACGATCAAGGAGAAGCAGAAAGCAACAGAAAAACGGGCCGAAGCTTTCATCAAAGAGCTGGAACATGACATTTCTGGGCTGAAGAAAATAGGTACTGAGGTTGAGCAGCTCTCATGTTCCGAAGACCAACTCCACCTTCTCCAAAACTTTCCGTCGCTGAAAGTAGCTCCACCCACCAAGAACTGGACAAAGGTCAGAGTCCCGCCATCATATGAGGGAACTGTGCTGAGAGCTGTggctcagctggaggagacacTCAGTAAGAAAATGAGGAAGCTGCTTGAAGCTGAGCTGAAGAGGGTCCAGAAGTATGCAGTGGATGTGACGCTTGATCCTGATACAGCAAATCCTGAACTCATCCTGTCTGATGATGGGAAACAAGTGAGTCATGGTGATGTGAAGAAGAATCTCCCCAACTACCCAAAGAGATTTTCttattgtaattgtgttttaGGAAAGCAGAGTTTCTCATCAGGCAGATTTTACTTTGAAGTTCAAGTAAAAGGAAAGACTGGATGGGATTTAGGAGTGGCCAGAGAATCGATCAACAGGAAGGGAGACATCAGACTTTCACCTGAGTTTGGTTACTGGACTATATGGATGACAAATGAAAAGGAGTATGAAGCTCTTGATGCCCCTtcagtccttctctctctgaagtctcaGCCTCAGAAGGTGGGGGTGTTTGTGGATTATCAGGAGGGTCTGGTCTCCTTTTATGACGTAGATGCTGCAGCTCTCATCTACTCCTTTACTGGCTGCTCCTTCACTGAGAAACTCTTCCCGTACTTCAGTCCTGATTGTAATGATGGCGGTGAAAACTCCGCCCCTCTGATCATCTCTCCTGTCATTGTAAGACGTTTTATTATATGCATCCCATAA
- the LOC115027989 gene encoding E3 ubiquitin/ISG15 ligase TRIM25-like isoform X4 yields the protein MAAANYLQSEDQFLCSICLDVFTDPVTTSCGHNFCKNCINAHWNTNDQYLCPMCKKVFSTRPELHVNTFISEMVVQFRESEQQKTSSSSRSEKQVAKPGEVPCDVCTGTKLKALKSCLVCLTSYCETHLEPHLTASRLKRHQLIDPVENLEDRMCTKHDKPLELFCKTDQTCVCMLCTVLDHKMHDVVSLKEGYEGKKAELQAEIQQMIQKRQLKIQEIKQSVDLSEKDADREVAEGVQVFTSLMESVERGLDELIDTIKEKQKATEKRAEAFIKELEHDISGLKKIGTEVEQLSCSEDQLHLLQNFPSLKVAPPTKNWTKVRVPPSYEGTVLRAVAQLEETLSKKMRKLLEAELKRVQKYAVDVTLDPDTANPELILSDDGKQESRVSHQADFTLKFK from the exons ATGGCTGCTGCAAACTATCTGCAATCTGAAGACCAGTTCCTgtgctccatctgtctggatgtgtTCACTGATCCTGTCACCACATCATGTGGACACAACTTCTGCAAAAACTGTATCAATGCACACTGGAATACTAATGACCAGTACCTGTGTCCGATGTGTAAAAAGGTTTTCAGCACAAGACCTGAGCTCCATGTCAACACTTTCATCTCTGAGATGGTTGTTCAGTTCAGAGAGTCAGAGCAACagaaaaccagcagcagcagcaggtcagagaaaCAAGTTGCCAAACCAGGAGAAGTTCCCTGTGACGTCTGCACTGGAACCAAACTGAAGGCTCTGAAGTCCTGTCTGGTGTGTCTGACCTCCTACTGTGAGACTCACCTGGAGCCTCATCTCACAGCGTCAAGGCTGAAAAGACATCAGCTGATCGACCCTGTGGAGAATCTGGAAGACAGGATGTGTACGAAGCACGATAAACCTCTGGAGTTGTTCTGTAAGACCGACCAgacatgtgtctgcatgctctgCACTGTGTTAGACCACAAGATGCATGATGTTGTTTCTCTGAAAGAAGGATATGAAGGAAAGAAGGCCGAGCTACAGGCTGAAATTCAGCAGATGATTCAGAAGAGACAACTGAAGATCCAGGAGATCAAACAGTCAGTCGACCTCAGTGAAaaagatgcagacagagaggtggcAGAAGGTGTTCAGGTCTTCACTTCTCTTATGGAGTCTGTTGAGAGAGGACTGGATGAGCTCATCGACACGATCAAGGAGAAGCAGAAAGCAACAGAAAAACGGGCCGAAGCTTTCATCAAAGAGCTGGAACATGACATTTCTGGGCTGAAGAAAATAGGTACTGAGGTTGAGCAGCTCTCATGTTCCGAAGACCAACTCCACCTTCTCCAAAACTTTCCGTCGCTGAAAGTAGCTCCACCCACCAAGAACTGGACAAAGGTCAGAGTCCCGCCATCATATGAGGGAACTGTGCTGAGAGCTGTggctcagctggaggagacacTCAGTAAGAAAATGAGGAAGCTGCTTGAAGCTGAGCTGAAGAGGGTCCAGAAGTATGCAGTGGATGTGACGCTTGATCCTGATACAGCAAATCCTGAACTCATCCTGTCTGATGATGGGAAACAA GAAAGCAGAGTTTCTCATCAGGCAGATTTTACTTTGAAGTTCAAGTAA
- the LOC115027989 gene encoding E3 ubiquitin-protein ligase TRIM21-like isoform X1: MAAANYLQSEDQFLCSICLDVFTDPVTTSCGHNFCKNCINAHWNTNDQYLCPMCKKVFSTRPELHVNTFISEMVVQFRESEQQKTSSSSRSEKQVAKPGEVPCDVCTGTKLKALKSCLVCLTSYCETHLEPHLTASRLKRHQLIDPVENLEDRMCTKHDKPLELFCKTDQTCVCMLCTVLDHKMHDVVSLKEGYEGKKAELQAEIQQMIQKRQLKIQEIKQSVDLSEKDADREVAEGVQVFTSLMESVERGLDELIDTIKEKQKATEKRAEAFIKELEHDISGLKKIGTEVEQLSCSEDQLHLLQNFPSLKVAPPTKNWTKVRVPPSYEGTVLRAVAQLEETLSKKMRKLLEAELKRVQKYAVDVTLDPDTANPELILSDDGKQVSHGDVKKNLPNYPKRFSYCNCVLGKQSFSSGRFYFEVQVKGKTGWDLGVARESINRKGDIRLSPEFGYWTIWMTNEKEYEALDAPSVLLSLKSQPQKVGVFVDYQEGLVSFYDVDAAALIYSFTGCSFTEKLFPYFSPDCNDGGENSAPLIISPVIGLRGPELIPGPRNIWDRLTTYNKR, from the exons ATGGCTGCTGCAAACTATCTGCAATCTGAAGACCAGTTCCTgtgctccatctgtctggatgtgtTCACTGATCCTGTCACCACATCATGTGGACACAACTTCTGCAAAAACTGTATCAATGCACACTGGAATACTAATGACCAGTACCTGTGTCCGATGTGTAAAAAGGTTTTCAGCACAAGACCTGAGCTCCATGTCAACACTTTCATCTCTGAGATGGTTGTTCAGTTCAGAGAGTCAGAGCAACagaaaaccagcagcagcagcaggtcagagaaaCAAGTTGCCAAACCAGGAGAAGTTCCCTGTGACGTCTGCACTGGAACCAAACTGAAGGCTCTGAAGTCCTGTCTGGTGTGTCTGACCTCCTACTGTGAGACTCACCTGGAGCCTCATCTCACAGCGTCAAGGCTGAAAAGACATCAGCTGATCGACCCTGTGGAGAATCTGGAAGACAGGATGTGTACGAAGCACGATAAACCTCTGGAGTTGTTCTGTAAGACCGACCAgacatgtgtctgcatgctctgCACTGTGTTAGACCACAAGATGCATGATGTTGTTTCTCTGAAAGAAGGATATGAAGGAAAGAAGGCCGAGCTACAGGCTGAAATTCAGCAGATGATTCAGAAGAGACAACTGAAGATCCAGGAGATCAAACAGTCAGTCGACCTCAGTGAAaaagatgcagacagagaggtggcAGAAGGTGTTCAGGTCTTCACTTCTCTTATGGAGTCTGTTGAGAGAGGACTGGATGAGCTCATCGACACGATCAAGGAGAAGCAGAAAGCAACAGAAAAACGGGCCGAAGCTTTCATCAAAGAGCTGGAACATGACATTTCTGGGCTGAAGAAAATAGGTACTGAGGTTGAGCAGCTCTCATGTTCCGAAGACCAACTCCACCTTCTCCAAAACTTTCCGTCGCTGAAAGTAGCTCCACCCACCAAGAACTGGACAAAGGTCAGAGTCCCGCCATCATATGAGGGAACTGTGCTGAGAGCTGTggctcagctggaggagacacTCAGTAAGAAAATGAGGAAGCTGCTTGAAGCTGAGCTGAAGAGGGTCCAGAAGTATGCAGTGGATGTGACGCTTGATCCTGATACAGCAAATCCTGAACTCATCCTGTCTGATGATGGGAAACAAGTGAGTCATGGTGATGTGAAGAAGAATCTCCCCAACTACCCAAAGAGATTTTCttattgtaattgtgttttaGGAAAGCAGAGTTTCTCATCAGGCAGATTTTACTTTGAAGTTCAAGTAAAAGGAAAGACTGGATGGGATTTAGGAGTGGCCAGAGAATCGATCAACAGGAAGGGAGACATCAGACTTTCACCTGAGTTTGGTTACTGGACTATATGGATGACAAATGAAAAGGAGTATGAAGCTCTTGATGCCCCTtcagtccttctctctctgaagtctcaGCCTCAGAAGGTGGGGGTGTTTGTGGATTATCAGGAGGGTCTGGTCTCCTTTTATGACGTAGATGCTGCAGCTCTCATCTACTCCTTTACTGGCTGCTCCTTCACTGAGAAACTCTTCCCGTACTTCAGTCCTGATTGTAATGATGGCGGTGAAAACTCCGCCCCTCTGATCATCTCTCCTGTCATT GGTCTCAGGGGGCCTGAGCTGATCCCGGGGCCGAGGAACATCTGGGACCGGTTAACAACTTATAACAAAAGGTGA